Proteins from a single region of Crassaminicella profunda:
- the isdE gene encoding heme ABC transporter substrate-binding protein IsdE, with protein sequence MKRWIAFMLVMMICTISVGCGAKGDELKEKNIDTKNEETRIVAGSVAVAEMLLALDIPMVGRPSTQYGINDKIKDLPEIGLPINPDLEKIRSLRPDIFITSGAIREIIGSNFEQNGIHTTYADLSSYDAVKETIKKLGKDFGKEENAKKIIEGFEKKEKEILKDVDGNKKLKVMILFGAPGHFMLATEESFAGSLIDKLGAENITSQVKSKYKGPYLPFSLEVALKENPDIIFRMYHGYIEEARKQVQEEFRINPQWKNFKAIKENKVYDLDPEYFGVTGDMGATESLEKMKDYLYKK encoded by the coding sequence ATGAAAAGATGGATAGCTTTTATGCTAGTGATGATGATTTGTACTATATCTGTTGGATGTGGTGCAAAGGGGGATGAACTTAAGGAGAAAAATATAGATACAAAAAATGAAGAAACAAGGATTGTTGCAGGAAGTGTTGCTGTAGCTGAGATGCTACTAGCACTAGATATTCCAATGGTGGGAAGACCTAGTACCCAATATGGTATAAATGATAAAATAAAAGATCTTCCAGAGATTGGACTTCCTATCAACCCAGATTTAGAGAAGATTAGAAGTTTACGACCAGATATATTTATTACCTCAGGAGCCATTAGAGAAATAATTGGTAGCAATTTTGAGCAAAATGGTATCCATACCACATATGCGGATTTGAGTTCTTATGATGCTGTAAAAGAGACGATTAAAAAGCTAGGGAAGGATTTTGGAAAAGAAGAAAATGCAAAAAAAATCATAGAAGGTTTTGAGAAAAAAGAAAAAGAGATTTTAAAAGATGTGGATGGAAATAAGAAATTAAAAGTTATGATTTTATTTGGTGCTCCAGGACATTTTATGTTAGCCACAGAAGAATCCTTTGCAGGAAGCTTGATTGATAAATTAGGGGCAGAAAATATTACATCTCAAGTAAAATCAAAATACAAAGGACCTTATTTACCTTTTTCCTTAGAGGTAGCCCTTAAAGAAAATCCAGACATTATTTTTAGAATGTATCATGGGTATATAGAAGAAGCAAGAAAGCAAGTACAAGAGGAATTTAGAATCAATCCTCAATGGAAAAATTTTAAAGCCATAAAAGAAAATAAGGTTTATGATCTAGATCCAGAATATTTTGGGGTTACAGGAGATATGGGAGCAACAGAATCTTTAGAAAAAATGAAGGATTATTTGTACAAAAAATAA
- a CDS encoding FecCD family ABC transporter permease, whose amino-acid sequence MVKNMKNMKEKTKILIIFFSFLLLGFLVIGTIGIGSVDISIQEIMEILSGKGDKINQSILLDMRLPRIILAVFVGASLSISGALLQSVMRNPLADPGITGVSSGGSLMAILMMLYFPQFYKLMPFMAFLGAMLACALVFILSWDNGIKPIRVILSGVAINAMFVGATSLLAILNSDKIQGVLLWLNGSIAYRGWREVHYFLPYCIVGILLSLCCIRGANLLALGDDVATNLGVNVNKTRILIALVAVFLAGISTSAVGIISFIGIIVPHVCRLLLGSDYKYLIPMSTVLGGIILLLADTLARTIARPIELPVGVMMAMIGCPFFLFLLRRSKSHA is encoded by the coding sequence ATGGTGAAAAATATGAAAAATATGAAGGAGAAAACAAAGATCCTAATCATTTTTTTTAGCTTTCTATTGTTAGGATTTTTAGTGATAGGAACTATTGGCATTGGAAGTGTAGATATATCCATTCAAGAAATTATGGAGATCCTTTCGGGAAAAGGAGATAAAATCAATCAAAGTATCTTGTTAGATATGAGACTTCCTAGAATTATTCTAGCTGTATTTGTAGGAGCAAGTTTATCTATATCAGGAGCACTATTACAATCTGTTATGAGAAACCCCTTGGCTGATCCAGGAATTACTGGGGTTTCTTCTGGGGGAAGCTTAATGGCTATTTTGATGATGTTATATTTTCCTCAGTTTTATAAACTCATGCCATTTATGGCATTTTTAGGAGCTATGCTTGCTTGTGCATTAGTTTTTATCCTTTCTTGGGATAATGGGATCAAGCCTATAAGAGTGATTTTATCAGGAGTTGCTATCAATGCCATGTTTGTAGGGGCAACTTCTCTCCTTGCTATTCTAAATAGTGATAAGATTCAAGGGGTATTGTTATGGCTCAATGGTAGTATTGCTTATAGGGGCTGGAGAGAAGTTCATTATTTTTTACCTTATTGTATTGTAGGGATTCTTTTATCCTTATGCTGTATCAGGGGCGCCAATCTTTTAGCGTTAGGAGATGATGTAGCCACCAATTTAGGGGTTAATGTAAATAAGACAAGAATATTGATTGCTTTGGTGGCAGTATTTTTAGCAGGAATTAGTACATCTGCTGTTGGGATTATTAGCTTTATAGGGATTATTGTTCCACATGTATGTAGACTCCTATTAGGGTCCGATTATAAGTATTTGATTCCTATGAGTACGGTTTTAGGAGGAATCATATTGCTTTTAGCAGATACCTTAGCTCGAACGATTGCAAGACCTATTGAATTACCTGTAGGGGTGATGATGGCAATGATTGGTTGTCCTTTCTTTTTATTTCTTTTAAGGAGGTCAAAATCACATGCTTAA